Proteins co-encoded in one Gossypium arboreum isolate Shixiya-1 chromosome 11, ASM2569848v2, whole genome shotgun sequence genomic window:
- the LOC108473182 gene encoding probable carboxylesterase 17, with product MEAISFNPRINVQVNQKSHGVLVEEIEGLIRVHKNGYVERPPIIPIVPCTATGGVTAKDIVIDKFTGLWTRIYVPNYSNKMPLLIYFHGGGFCVGSAAWSCYHEFLSGLASKAGCIIFSVNYRLAPENRLPAAYDDGIETLMWVKQQALSGSNEHKWWLSQCDLSSLFLAGDSAGANIAYIVTTRLGSPGGTSPSSGMKPLVVKGSILIQPFFGGESRTATELHATPQVNSALTLPASDAYWRLSLPFGSNRDHPWCNPLANSTPKLRELRLAPTMVCTSEMDILKDRNMGFCNALSSAGKRVETKIYKGVGHAFQILHSSPSSHIRTQEMISDIKTFINQ from the coding sequence ATGGAAGCTATTTCCTTTAATCCAAGGATCAATGTTCAGGTAAACCAGAAGAGCCATGGTGTTCTAGTTGAAGAGATTGAAGGGCTCATCCGAGTTCACAAAAACGGATACGTCGAGAGACCCCCAATCATCCCTATTGTCCCCTGCACAGCCACCGGTGGTGTTACAGCTAAGGACATCGTCATCGATAAATTCACCGGCTTATGGACTCGTATCTATGTCCCAAACTACTCTAACAAGATGCCTTTGCTTATTTACTTCCATGGTGGCGGATTCTGTGTTGGATCAGCTGCTTGGAGCTGCTACCATGAGTTCTTATCCGGTCTTGCTTCAAAAGCAGGGTGCATTATCTTCTCTGTAAACTACCGGTTAGCTCCTGAAAACAGGCTTCCAGCAGCTTACGACGACGGTATCGAAACCCTTATGTGGGTTAAGCAACAAGCTCTAAGTGGATCTAATGAACACAAATGGTGGTTAAGTCAATGTGATTTGTCTAGTTTGTTCCTAGCAGGTGATAGTGCTGGTGCTAATATAGCTTACATTGTGACCACCAGATTAGGCTCCCCCGGCGGCACATCACCCAGCTCCGGAATGAAGCCATTGGTTGTCAAGGGCTCGATCTTGATTCAACCCTTTTTCGGAGGTGAGTCAAGGACCGCAACCGAACTGCACGCCACTCCACAAGTTAACTCGGCACTCACTTTACCCGCATCAGATGCATATTGGAGACTATCATTGCCTTTCGGTTCGAACCGTGACCATCCCTGGTGCAACCCTTTAGCCAATAGTACACCCAAGTTAAGGGAACTGAGACTTGCACCCACGATGGTGTGTACATCGGAGATGGATATATTGAAAGATAGGAACATGGGGTTCTGCAATGCATTGAGCAGTGCCGGTAAAAGGGTTGAAACAAAGATTTACAAAGGAGTTGGGCATGCATTTCAAATTCTTCATAGTTCTCCATCTTCCCACATTCGAACTCAAGAAATGATTTCAGATATTAAGACGTTCATCAACCAGTAA